Proteins encoded within one genomic window of Vulgatibacter sp.:
- a CDS encoding TolC family protein yields the protein MQRGTRMLSLFATTVRSSCFVLLLAATPALAQQRTLAADDFVRQVLEQGLDARIAALEIEAAAAERAGAGRWPNPSIEWTRESFGDGTDESEDFFIASIPLVLSGRLGLERDAADGEVQAAQARYERARAALRRRATVAYFRVVEARQRVAVFERSLQEVRELERMLAARAAAGDAAGYDSLRMGVERATVENALGEARVRLAAATSEAERLLPPGRKLPVLDATLAPEAVPADRDELLAALEARRADLRALRLEAEAAEALAAAAGRSWIPDPTITGGAKVQDLGSAEVETGYVVGLSVPLPFFERRQGTRALAEVRRRQAEARRAALLHAARSALAAAIETAASRAARVQGARDGMLDPARELQVSATAAYRAGGADIVTLVDAERTRREAELAFLDLALAARIAQTDLLFLAGAFDAAAGAP from the coding sequence ATGCAGCGCGGTACCCGTATGCTCTCGCTCTTTGCTACGACCGTTCGTAGTAGCTGCTTCGTGCTCCTGCTGGCGGCGACACCCGCCCTCGCCCAGCAACGGACGCTGGCAGCGGACGACTTCGTCCGGCAGGTGCTCGAGCAGGGCCTCGACGCCCGGATCGCCGCGCTGGAGATCGAGGCCGCCGCTGCCGAGCGAGCGGGCGCGGGCCGCTGGCCCAACCCGTCGATCGAGTGGACGCGCGAGTCGTTCGGTGACGGCACCGACGAGAGCGAGGACTTCTTCATCGCCTCGATCCCCCTCGTCCTCTCCGGACGCCTCGGACTCGAGCGCGACGCAGCCGACGGCGAGGTGCAGGCGGCGCAGGCCCGCTACGAGCGCGCCAGGGCCGCGCTGCGGCGGCGCGCAACCGTCGCGTACTTCCGCGTCGTCGAGGCGCGGCAGCGGGTGGCGGTCTTCGAGCGGTCGCTGCAGGAGGTTCGCGAGCTGGAGCGGATGCTGGCGGCCCGCGCCGCTGCTGGCGACGCCGCCGGCTACGACAGCCTGCGCATGGGCGTCGAGCGCGCCACGGTGGAGAACGCGCTCGGTGAGGCCCGGGTCCGGCTGGCAGCAGCGACGTCGGAGGCCGAGCGCCTGCTGCCGCCGGGCCGGAAGCTCCCCGTGCTCGACGCCACGCTGGCGCCCGAGGCCGTGCCCGCGGATCGGGACGAGCTGCTCGCGGCGCTGGAGGCGCGGCGCGCCGACCTGCGGGCGCTGCGCCTCGAGGCGGAAGCCGCCGAGGCGCTGGCTGCAGCTGCGGGACGCTCGTGGATTCCCGACCCCACGATCACCGGCGGGGCGAAGGTGCAGGATCTGGGCAGCGCCGAGGTGGAGACCGGCTACGTGGTCGGTCTCTCAGTTCCGCTTCCCTTCTTCGAGCGCCGGCAGGGAACGCGCGCCCTCGCCGAGGTGCGGCGCCGGCAGGCGGAGGCGCGGCGTGCAGCGCTGCTCCACGCTGCGCGCTCGGCCCTCGCCGCAGCGATCGAGACCGCGGCGAGCCGGGCGGCGCGCGTGCAGGGCGCGCGGGACGGGATGCTCGATCCCGCGAGGGAACTCCAGGTGAGCGCGACGGCCGCCTACCGCGCCGGTGGCGCGGACATCGTTACCCTCGTCGATGCAGAGCGCACCCGCAGGGAGGCAGAGCTCGCCTTCCTCGACCTCGCCCTCGCTGCCCGGATCGCCCAGACGGATCTTCTCTTCCTCGCCGGTGCCTTCGACGCCGCTGCAGGAGCCCCGTGA
- a CDS encoding M56 family metallopeptidase, with the protein MTAALAFLLELAALAALTGTLVSLAAGLAWWSLGARVRSPFVRADLAFLLGTLPATATLAVLLAAIAPPLRALFGGPDHCVDHAHHLHLCLIHFAGLRPGLAVAGAAALAAFAWRLGTFLAGERAATRRLRLLEGLGEARTDAHGSTLLLLPGAPGLCHAAGILRRRIFLSASLAGRLDPGALEGALAHERAHLRRRDPLSRLLLAGAGLFALPFVARTLARAHRDAAEEACDLHAAAEVGDGALVASALVQVAKLQRDVQHLALAFGGSALERRVRALLDVPPRTRTPLSLALGCSVLLAGAAVALAFDDAIHHAVETLFAHLS; encoded by the coding sequence ATGACGGCGGCGCTCGCCTTCCTCCTCGAGCTCGCGGCGCTCGCCGCGCTGACCGGCACGCTCGTGTCGCTCGCAGCGGGCCTGGCGTGGTGGTCGCTCGGAGCCCGGGTGCGCTCGCCCTTCGTCCGCGCGGATCTCGCCTTCCTCCTCGGCACGCTTCCCGCCACCGCGACCCTCGCCGTCCTCCTCGCGGCGATCGCGCCGCCGCTCCGGGCGCTCTTCGGCGGGCCGGACCACTGCGTCGACCACGCCCACCACCTCCACCTCTGCCTGATCCACTTCGCCGGTCTACGACCGGGACTCGCCGTTGCCGGTGCCGCGGCCCTCGCTGCGTTCGCCTGGCGCCTCGGCACCTTCCTCGCCGGCGAACGGGCGGCGACGCGGCGCCTGCGCCTGCTCGAGGGACTCGGCGAGGCGAGGACGGACGCACACGGCTCGACCCTGCTCCTCCTCCCCGGGGCGCCGGGGCTCTGCCATGCAGCCGGCATCCTCCGCCGGCGCATCTTCCTCTCCGCCTCCCTCGCTGGCCGCCTCGATCCCGGCGCTCTCGAGGGCGCGCTGGCGCACGAGCGGGCGCATCTGCGCCGTCGGGATCCGCTCAGCCGCCTGCTGCTCGCCGGAGCGGGGCTCTTCGCGCTCCCCTTCGTCGCCCGCACCCTCGCCCGTGCCCACCGCGACGCGGCGGAGGAGGCCTGCGATCTCCACGCGGCGGCAGAGGTGGGGGATGGAGCCCTGGTCGCCAGCGCGCTCGTGCAGGTGGCGAAGCTGCAGCGCGACGTGCAGCACCTCGCCCTCGCCTTCGGCGGCTCGGCCCTCGAGCGCCGCGTCCGCGCGCTCCTCGACGTGCCGCCCCGCACGCGCACGCCGCTCTCCCTCGCGCTCGGTTGCTCCGTGCTCCTCGCCGGCGCCGCGGTGGCGCTGGCTTTCGACGACGCGATCCACCACGCGGTGGAGACGCTCTTCGCCCACCTCTCCTGA
- a CDS encoding BlaI/MecI/CopY family transcriptional regulator — translation MHERRRLEPLGSLEARVMEIVWRLFPATARTVCDRLQGDDARAYTTIMTTLDRLHHKGLLAREKDGLAWRYTPVMSRAAYERALADQTALEILASHGETALAAFVDAAAREDEALLDKLTELIERRRRAGR, via the coding sequence GTGCACGAACGCAGGCGCCTCGAGCCGCTCGGCTCCCTCGAAGCCCGGGTGATGGAGATCGTGTGGCGGCTCTTCCCCGCCACCGCACGCACCGTGTGTGATCGCCTCCAGGGCGACGATGCGCGGGCCTACACCACGATCATGACCACCCTCGACCGCCTCCACCACAAGGGCCTGCTCGCCCGGGAGAAGGACGGGCTGGCCTGGCGCTACACGCCGGTGATGAGCCGCGCCGCGTACGAGCGGGCGCTCGCCGACCAGACCGCGCTCGAGATCCTCGCCTCCCACGGCGAGACGGCGCTCGCCGCCTTCGTCGACGCCGCCGCGCGGGAAGACGAGGCGCTCCTCGACAAGCTCACCGAGCTGATCGAGCGCAGGCGGAGGGCCGGGCGATGA
- a CDS encoding vitamin K epoxide reductase family protein, with protein sequence MSSEQEHGGMARRGVTRPMHGGGGHEMTKEDRCDQLRQHHARTQWVYWSIILAGVWTLFAPVTLGYGAEIAEPSGGRSIWLSDAARITAMQVSDVASGLLLIFFGWRSLQPDRPYSLWAACFVGVWLTFAPLVFWAPSAAAYLNATVVGAAVIALTILVPGMPNMPMYMKMGPNQPPGWTYNPSSWPQRAILIALAFVGWLVSRYLAAYQLGYIETVWDPFFGDGTRQVLDSKMSHSLPVSDAGLGALAFTFEFLMGWMGSQARWRTMPWMVGFFGILVIPLGLVHIFLVISQPVVVGSWCTFCLLAAALMLPMIGLSADEVVAMLQHLRGAKRRGESRWRVFWLGGAPEGSQPDERTPEVPELPRKPGLLARASVWGMTLPWTLVLSVAIGIFLMAVPGTFDVGKPAASVFHLGGALVVTTAVIAMAEVVRPLRFLDALLGLVIAIGPLILDGAGGTARLIGIVAGLALVVLAVPRGQVRDRYASWDKVIV encoded by the coding sequence ATGAGCAGCGAGCAGGAGCACGGCGGCATGGCGCGCCGCGGCGTCACCCGCCCGATGCACGGGGGCGGCGGTCACGAGATGACGAAGGAGGATCGCTGCGATCAGCTGCGCCAGCACCACGCGCGCACCCAGTGGGTCTACTGGTCGATCATCCTCGCCGGCGTCTGGACCCTCTTCGCGCCGGTGACCCTCGGCTACGGCGCCGAGATCGCCGAGCCGAGCGGCGGCAGGAGCATCTGGCTCTCCGACGCAGCCCGGATCACCGCCATGCAGGTGAGCGACGTGGCGAGCGGCCTGCTGCTCATCTTCTTCGGCTGGCGATCGCTGCAGCCGGACCGGCCCTACAGCCTCTGGGCCGCCTGCTTCGTCGGCGTCTGGCTCACCTTCGCGCCGCTGGTCTTCTGGGCGCCGAGCGCTGCCGCCTACCTCAACGCCACCGTCGTCGGCGCCGCGGTGATCGCGCTCACCATCCTCGTCCCCGGCATGCCGAACATGCCGATGTACATGAAGATGGGCCCCAACCAGCCGCCGGGCTGGACCTACAACCCGTCGAGCTGGCCGCAGCGCGCGATCCTGATCGCGCTCGCCTTCGTCGGCTGGCTCGTCTCCCGCTACCTCGCCGCCTACCAGCTCGGCTACATCGAGACCGTCTGGGATCCCTTCTTCGGCGACGGGACCCGGCAGGTCCTCGACTCGAAGATGTCCCACTCGCTGCCCGTCTCCGACGCGGGCCTGGGCGCCCTCGCCTTCACCTTCGAGTTCCTGATGGGCTGGATGGGCAGCCAGGCGAGGTGGCGGACGATGCCGTGGATGGTGGGCTTCTTCGGGATCCTCGTCATCCCCCTGGGCCTCGTCCACATCTTCCTCGTGATCTCGCAGCCGGTGGTGGTGGGGAGCTGGTGCACCTTCTGCCTCCTCGCCGCGGCGCTGATGCTGCCGATGATCGGCCTCTCCGCCGACGAGGTGGTGGCGATGCTCCAGCACCTGCGCGGCGCGAAGCGGCGCGGCGAGTCCCGGTGGAGGGTCTTCTGGCTCGGCGGCGCGCCGGAAGGATCGCAGCCCGACGAGCGGACGCCCGAGGTGCCCGAGCTGCCGCGCAAGCCGGGGCTCCTCGCCCGCGCCTCGGTCTGGGGCATGACCCTGCCCTGGACGCTGGTGCTCTCGGTGGCCATCGGCATCTTCCTGATGGCGGTGCCCGGCACCTTCGACGTGGGCAAGCCCGCTGCGAGCGTCTTCCACCTCGGCGGCGCGCTGGTGGTCACCACCGCGGTAATCGCGATGGCCGAGGTGGTGCGGCCGCTGCGCTTCCTCGACGCGCTGCTGGGCCTGGTCATCGCCATCGGTCCGCTGATCCTCGACGGTGCCGGCGGCACGGCGCGGCTCATCGGCATCGTCGCCGGCCTCGCGCTCGTCGTGCTCGCCGTGCCACGGGGCCAGGTCCGCGACCGCTACGCGAGCTGGGACAAGGTGATCGTGTAA
- a CDS encoding di-heme oxidoredictase family protein, with protein MYRKLLPLALIAAGCSAAEHEPEAPPLSREIFAPLGSPLPFATPAQRADFERGRELAERIFTEADGLGPRFNTVTCAGCHEKPVVGGTSGRFRNIYLTGSTTPDGRFLPSPGGGVAHGYGLGEAGVRPRIPAEMDVSGQRNALPFFGAGLIAEIPDAALLALEDPDDADGDGISGRVNRERGQVARFGRKAQTTFLEGFVRGPLNNHIGITTNRLTDAERRRLPFPPPVRNAATAAGLQSVQQGQVAPKDNPIVDADLVPDPELGAEDLFALVSFTMLLAPPPPDAPTPQTSEGAAHFEAIGCAACHVPSLEGPRGPIPLYSDLLLHDMGPEMSDGIEMWDATPSEFRTQPLWGVAAAAPYLHDGRADTLEEAIAWHGGEAAASRQRYDALQPAERAAILAFLGSLGGAAERTEGMLPQQAPIPEVGAPGGPLRPLDDAERDLWLEGRQLFDRDAALAEGLGSPHFNGDSCRSCHDRPVIGGGGKLDVTVVRAGKWVSDTFFAPFPGSTILPRVSPPWLPRVEANYTDVERRKSPSSLGLGLVEGIAEAAILANADPDDADGDGIRGRASRLADGRLGRFGWKADVPSLAEFVRDAFSNELGFSLAAAEGLTFGSATDEDGVADPEIATGPQEAMTFFLRQLAPLAPTASEPEGASIFAAIGCDGCHVPELDGVPLYSDLLLHDVAPAEYRGIPTATTGGREFRTPPLWGVSRTGPWMHDAGAPTLEEAIYRHSGTALASRRAFSDLQPAEQAALLRFLEAL; from the coding sequence ATGTACCGCAAGCTCCTGCCCCTCGCCCTCATCGCTGCAGGCTGTTCCGCCGCGGAACACGAGCCCGAGGCACCACCGCTCTCCCGCGAGATCTTCGCGCCGCTCGGATCGCCGCTGCCCTTCGCCACCCCCGCGCAGCGCGCCGATTTCGAGCGGGGGCGCGAGCTCGCGGAACGAATCTTCACGGAGGCTGACGGCCTCGGCCCGCGCTTCAACACCGTCACGTGCGCGGGCTGCCACGAGAAGCCCGTGGTGGGCGGGACCTCGGGGCGCTTCCGCAACATCTACCTCACCGGCAGCACCACCCCCGACGGCCGCTTCCTGCCCAGCCCCGGCGGCGGCGTCGCCCACGGTTACGGCCTCGGCGAGGCCGGCGTGCGTCCGCGCATCCCTGCCGAGATGGACGTGAGCGGCCAGCGCAACGCCCTGCCCTTCTTCGGCGCGGGGCTCATCGCCGAGATCCCGGACGCGGCGCTGCTGGCACTCGAGGATCCCGACGACGCGGACGGCGACGGGATCAGCGGCCGCGTCAACCGCGAGCGGGGCCAGGTGGCCCGCTTCGGCAGGAAGGCGCAGACCACCTTCCTCGAGGGCTTCGTCCGCGGCCCGCTCAACAACCACATCGGGATCACCACCAACCGCCTCACCGACGCGGAGCGGCGCCGGCTCCCCTTCCCGCCGCCCGTTCGCAACGCAGCGACTGCTGCGGGTCTGCAGTCCGTACAGCAGGGCCAGGTGGCGCCGAAGGACAACCCGATCGTCGACGCGGACCTCGTGCCCGATCCGGAGCTCGGCGCCGAGGATCTCTTTGCCCTGGTGAGCTTCACCATGCTGCTGGCGCCGCCGCCCCCCGACGCGCCGACCCCGCAGACGAGCGAAGGGGCAGCGCACTTCGAGGCGATCGGCTGCGCCGCCTGCCACGTGCCTTCCCTCGAGGGGCCGCGCGGTCCGATCCCGCTCTACTCCGATCTCCTGCTCCACGACATGGGCCCGGAGATGTCCGACGGTATCGAGATGTGGGACGCGACCCCATCGGAGTTCCGCACCCAGCCGCTGTGGGGCGTCGCCGCTGCGGCGCCCTACCTCCACGACGGCCGCGCCGACACGCTGGAGGAAGCGATCGCCTGGCACGGGGGCGAGGCCGCCGCTTCCCGGCAGCGCTACGACGCGCTGCAGCCGGCGGAGCGGGCGGCGATCCTCGCCTTCCTCGGATCGCTCGGCGGCGCAGCGGAGCGAACGGAGGGGATGTTGCCGCAGCAGGCCCCCATTCCCGAGGTGGGGGCGCCCGGCGGGCCGCTGCGCCCCCTCGACGACGCGGAGCGGGACCTCTGGCTCGAAGGCCGGCAGCTCTTCGACAGGGACGCGGCGCTGGCGGAAGGGCTCGGCTCGCCCCACTTCAACGGCGACAGCTGCCGCTCCTGCCACGATCGTCCGGTGATCGGCGGCGGCGGCAAGCTCGACGTCACCGTCGTCCGTGCCGGCAAATGGGTGAGCGACACCTTCTTCGCGCCCTTCCCCGGCAGCACGATCCTGCCCCGGGTCTCGCCGCCCTGGTTGCCGCGGGTGGAGGCGAACTACACCGACGTCGAGCGGCGCAAGTCGCCCTCGTCGCTGGGGCTCGGGCTGGTCGAGGGGATCGCGGAGGCAGCGATCCTGGCGAACGCCGACCCCGACGACGCGGACGGCGACGGCATCCGCGGCAGGGCCTCGCGCCTGGCGGACGGGCGACTCGGCCGCTTCGGCTGGAAGGCCGACGTGCCGTCGCTGGCGGAGTTCGTGCGCGACGCCTTCAGCAACGAGCTCGGCTTCTCGCTGGCGGCAGCAGAGGGGCTCACCTTCGGCAGCGCCACCGACGAGGACGGCGTCGCCGATCCCGAGATCGCCACAGGTCCCCAGGAGGCGATGACCTTCTTCCTGCGGCAGCTCGCCCCGCTGGCGCCGACGGCCTCGGAGCCGGAGGGCGCCTCGATCTTCGCCGCGATCGGCTGCGACGGCTGCCACGTTCCCGAGCTCGACGGCGTGCCGCTCTACAGCGACCTGCTCCTCCACGACGTGGCGCCAGCCGAATACCGCGGGATCCCCACCGCCACCACCGGCGGCCGCGAGTTCCGCACGCCGCCGCTGTGGGGCGTGTCGCGCACCGGCCCGTGGATGCACGACGCCGGCGCGCCGACCCTCGAGGAAGCGATCTACCGGCACAGCGGCACGGCGCTCGCGTCCCGTCGCGCCTTCTCCGATCTACAGCCCGCCGAGCAGGCGGCGCTGCTCCGCTTCCTCGAGGCGCTCTGA
- a CDS encoding SHOCT domain-containing protein — protein MQGGWQHWGDHMWGDHMGGGWMVFWWLLGLAVVAVVVWAAIRLANRPPQPPSAPPRERRESAVEILEQRYARGEIDREQYREMRDELRRV, from the coding sequence ATGCAGGGCGGCTGGCAGCATTGGGGGGATCACATGTGGGGCGATCACATGGGCGGGGGCTGGATGGTCTTCTGGTGGCTCCTCGGGCTGGCGGTCGTAGCGGTCGTTGTCTGGGCGGCGATCCGCCTCGCGAATCGTCCGCCGCAGCCACCGAGCGCCCCGCCGCGCGAGCGGCGGGAGAGCGCCGTGGAGATCCTCGAGCAGCGCTACGCTCGGGGCGAGATCGATCGCGAACAGTACCGGGAGATGCGCGACGAGTTGCGGCGTGTCTGA
- a CDS encoding multicopper oxidase family protein, whose translation MRSISLMSLALAALLAGCGGDDGNTNDEPPLPDTSGAPAGWADEVPLAILEDIDPAADFVEVALEAKVATVEYRPGVATEVWTYNGTVPGPMLRAKVGDTVVVHFTNHLPEATTIHWHGLRVPAEMDGAGHMTTAIEPGASFDYRFVVPDAGLFWFHPHVRSDVQVEKGLYGTVLVEDPAQPDLGDTVTLVLDDVALRADGSLAPPGSGGHMEEMIGRQGNTLLVNGRIAPTLLARAGRPQHWRLVNTANARYFHLEIPGHRIVRVGGDAGLVPAPVESDSLLLVPGERAEIVVTPVGEPGDRIVVRNLPYERGHGTGLEDPAELFAVEIADLPAEQTPQLPSILGTVEPIVVDGSEPVQTVALSEVMNHTQMIFRINGQAWPDVEPLTATVGETQVWEVTNETNMDHPFHLHGFFFQVQEVNGAAPALREWKDSVNVPAEGTLRFAVRYDDRPGGWMFHCHILEHAELGMMGELQLVR comes from the coding sequence ATGCGATCCATCAGCCTCATGTCCCTTGCGCTCGCCGCGCTGCTCGCAGGCTGCGGCGGCGACGACGGAAACACGAACGACGAGCCGCCCCTGCCCGATACGAGCGGTGCGCCCGCGGGCTGGGCCGACGAGGTCCCGCTCGCCATCCTGGAGGACATCGATCCCGCAGCCGACTTTGTCGAAGTGGCGCTCGAGGCGAAGGTCGCGACCGTGGAGTACCGGCCGGGTGTCGCCACCGAGGTCTGGACCTACAACGGGACGGTGCCCGGCCCGATGCTCCGCGCGAAGGTCGGCGACACCGTGGTGGTCCACTTCACCAACCATCTCCCCGAGGCGACGACCATCCACTGGCACGGCCTGCGGGTCCCCGCGGAGATGGACGGCGCCGGGCACATGACCACGGCGATCGAGCCGGGCGCGAGCTTCGACTACCGCTTCGTGGTGCCGGACGCCGGCCTCTTCTGGTTCCACCCCCACGTTCGCTCGGACGTGCAGGTGGAGAAGGGGCTCTACGGCACGGTGCTGGTGGAGGATCCGGCGCAGCCGGACCTCGGCGACACGGTAACCCTCGTCTTGGACGACGTGGCGCTCCGTGCAGACGGCAGCCTCGCGCCCCCGGGCTCGGGTGGCCACATGGAGGAGATGATCGGGCGGCAGGGCAACACGCTCCTCGTCAACGGCAGGATCGCCCCGACGCTCCTCGCCCGTGCCGGCCGCCCCCAGCATTGGCGCCTCGTCAACACGGCCAACGCCCGCTACTTCCACCTCGAGATCCCCGGCCACCGGATCGTCCGGGTCGGCGGCGACGCAGGCCTCGTTCCCGCACCGGTGGAGAGCGACTCGCTCCTCCTCGTCCCCGGCGAGCGCGCCGAGATCGTTGTCACGCCGGTGGGCGAGCCGGGGGATCGCATCGTCGTCCGCAACCTGCCCTACGAGCGCGGCCACGGCACCGGACTGGAGGATCCGGCCGAGCTCTTCGCGGTGGAGATCGCGGACCTGCCGGCGGAGCAGACGCCGCAGCTCCCGTCGATCCTCGGCACGGTGGAGCCGATCGTCGTGGACGGCAGCGAGCCGGTGCAGACGGTGGCGCTCAGTGAGGTGATGAACCACACCCAGATGATCTTCCGGATCAACGGACAGGCGTGGCCCGACGTCGAGCCGCTCACCGCCACGGTGGGAGAGACGCAGGTCTGGGAGGTGACCAACGAGACCAACATGGATCACCCCTTCCACCTGCATGGCTTCTTCTTCCAGGTGCAGGAGGTGAACGGCGCCGCTCCCGCGCTGCGGGAGTGGAAGGACTCGGTCAACGTGCCGGCGGAGGGGACCCTGCGCTTTGCCGTGCGCTACGACGACCGCCCGGGCGGCTGGATGTTCCACTGCCACATCCTCGAGCACGCGGAGCTGGGGATGATGGGCGAGCTGCAGCTGGTGCGCTGA
- a CDS encoding cupredoxin domain-containing protein gives MIAKTMVAALFAAAVVLPAAEALACGKHAKPAAATTVAQAAQGNRVELSVTEEGFGPTPVKVKKGEPVTLVITRKTDKTCAKEIMIPAYDIEKELPLNQPVEVTFTPTKSGEVKYGCGMGQMIAGVLVVE, from the coding sequence ATGATCGCAAAGACGATGGTTGCTGCCCTCTTCGCCGCTGCGGTGGTGCTCCCCGCCGCGGAGGCCCTCGCCTGCGGGAAACACGCCAAGCCCGCGGCTGCGACGACGGTTGCACAGGCGGCGCAGGGCAACCGGGTCGAGCTCAGCGTCACCGAGGAGGGCTTCGGCCCGACGCCGGTGAAGGTGAAGAAGGGCGAGCCGGTGACGCTGGTGATCACGCGCAAGACCGACAAGACCTGCGCGAAGGAGATCATGATCCCGGCCTACGACATCGAGAAGGAGCTGCCGCTGAACCAGCCGGTGGAGGTGACCTTCACCCCGACGAAGTCGGGCGAGGTGAAGTACGGCTGCGGCATGGGGCAGATGATCGCCGGCGTGCTCGTCGTCGAGTGA